The genomic interval ATACTGTACATAAACAAAGATGTTTACCTACTGTTAATACGGATTCATATCAAAGTTTAATACAGCCCATAAAAAATCTGGGGTTTGGTTGTAGGTAGTTGGGTAGTTGCGATATCAAGTTCTgaagtgaaatatttattaaagaaccTAAAGcagattgttaaaatataatttattaaaaaaacgctGAGGcggttaaatatttaattattaatttaaacaataagcttTTTCCGAAGTTCGCTAAACGCAGTGCGCAAATCCGAATCGAACTTTGGTTGCTTACGGTTTGAGgagtaaagttaaaattaatatcttatttgACTATTTTTAGGCCAACCCGGGAATCGAGCCCAGGACGTCATGGTCCGTAGTTGAACAGGCAAACGAATAAATAACAAGCATTTTGCTTATACAACAATATTATACAACAATATATTTGCCTTTTTATCTCTCTTCTGGCAACTATCGTTATCATAGTACTTGATTTTATATACAAAGTTAATgcaaaaatcattataaaggatCCACAAAGactaatataatgaaaaaatttataatcagACGttgagaataattttaaattcaaaattctttctAAAAGTTGAAATTACCTAATAtgattttacttattattatatattaccatttttatattccatttaAAGTTGGCGATGGACTGCGAtctctgtagccttagtacaagatttggtcgatcgcaatcgaggagtcgttttcaagTATTTAACCCTGCAtgatcaaagtaaaatggactgaatgtcactcgttttagtATCGCAAATCTCgcacttctgatttttattttactaatgtaTTGCAAAAAGCCCTAGCTGgaaaattgtaggcaaatttgagctttaaaagaatacttataagatccattttactacGATGTTCAAGTGTTTCCATACTTATGTGTTTGAAAACGACTCCTAGATTGCAAGTGAACATCTTGTACTAAGTAAGGGTGCTCATGATAGGTGACGGTTCTTGGACAGAATTGCATCTTTCTCCTATAAGACAAGAGGCATTTGCCCAGTGTTGGGTCATTAGTATGGTATAATATGACAAGGTAATGAGAATAAAGCAGGAATGAACTAacgaatttcttaaaattaaatttcagaCGTTGTCAGACGAAGAGAGGACTAAGATCCATGCTGCACTGATTCCTTTTGTTGCGGAATGCAGCAAGGAATACGGTGTGTCTGAGGAGAACATCAAGGAAGCGAAGGAGTCTGGGCAACTTGGCAAAATTGACCCATGCCTGATGGCCTGTGTATTCcagaaaattaaattggtaaGACCAAACTTAACTAGCAGGAATGATTCTAGGCAAAGGAGAATCCAGTTGCAAAAGTTAAGGCCACAACTTCGCATCCAACCCGTGCATGTAACGACCAACCAGCATCGGTACTGTTTTAGTTTTTACATTCATCCTTGTGGATAATCATAGctcaaataaaagaataaaattaatccCATATAAATTAGTACGAGAAAACCGAGGAAAATTTGGGAGGTAGGTACTTAGGAGGTACATAGGAGGAAAGGTGGCACCAAATATCTCCATGACTTGAAATTTGTCGTTATACCTTGCaggtctctttttttttaagaacatgTGAAGTAAAATTTTGGATGGcgataaaatttattatgtatttcttGCACTACGATTGTCTGTTACCTCCTGGTTATTCTTCTTCATTTTCCTTATTTCTTACGCTATTACCGATTGTTGTTATTGCACTGGCCATTTAAACAGtgagtattatttattgaagatagtaaaattgtttacaacaaaaactaaacttttgattatcatcaacccattaccgaccaactACAAGACATCTCCACCACTCATGTGagggttggtagacttcacatgcctttgagaactttatgaagaattctcaggcatgcagatttctcacgatgctttccaTCATCGTTGTTTTTGATAACCATGCATTTTCTAAATCCAAATTGGCTTCCCGAAAGGATTCCGCTGTGATAACCATAAGGAACTCACCGCacgtaataaatacaatattattaaaggcAAACATTACTTCTCTAAACTGGAAGACAATCTGTTCTtttggttttggcatatttgTAACTACCGACCGCCTTGGGAAACAtgcatatttgtttaaaacaaatcttttattttagatCGACGAAAAGGGCTTGTTCGATTCTAACGCAGCTGTGGAACTAGTTCAAAAGTATATATCTAGCGAAGATGACCAATCGAAACTTGTTGAAATCATTGAAAAATGCAAATCAGGTaactgttttaatatatttactttaattttcatTCATCAGTGATAAGGTATAGAAAGCTAGTTGGCAAGATGTAATAGAAGACTACCACTACACTAAAACACTACATTAAAAGTATAACATATACTATATTTGgagaaattattgtatttacaaatactataaatgtatgttttagttttaacaGACTAACATATGTAACCTAGAAAAGAAAATTGAGAACCCTCATAGAAATGACTTGAAATTGCTATAGTATTATTATcctatgataatatttttatgctatTGCCATAGCAATTGGTGAAActatttgaccttaaatgtgaACACAgatgatgttatggttgtcactgcaaACTTTTTATGATAACTTTGATTTACATTTTTCTGTAAATAAGTTGTGGAATGAAAACTAATATCCCATCGGTTTATAAGCATTTCCAAAGTTATGTATCtcatttatagttatattttatatttttccactATGCATACATTCTGAATCCGTGTGTTAGTCAAAATTGTAATCGATAGATTCATCTAAATTTTTCGCAACATGATAAGGTCCTATGAGATATTTgattgcttcaaacgcacatccgtatgaaaagttagaggtacgtgccgggGATTATACGTGGTCCTCCCGATAGTGGATCtgatgtcctaaccactagcCTACAACCgcttttctaataaataattacattttccaGTTAACGACGAAGAGGTCAGCGATGGAGAAAAGGGCTGTGAAAGGGCAAGACTTCTTTTTGAGTGCTCCATCCCATTCAAAGATGCGGTatgctaattttaataaattctttaaaacaGCTGTTATCAATTTAAATGTACCTCAGAGGAGAAGCCAGATGTTATGAAAATACTTGATCTTGAATTGTTCTACGAGGTGTTCTGTTTAGTTTgaaattacctttttttaaatttctctttGATGTGATTTTGCCAGATGCGCGTCCTCTTATGTGAGACAACAAACACAGACCTCTACTCATATATCTCTAGAAtaagtagaataaataaaagaattattaaaattacttcgAGAAACAAGATGGAAATCATTGAATTGCGCACGCAATTTTTGACTGTTacttatacaattattttttgttgcagtTCGTCAAATCCCGCCGCTAAGACGACATCTATGATTCGAACTATTTGTACTCAAGACCCTTTTTTGACCTACGTACTGTGGTTTTAATTGTTCCTTGATAttgttattactaaaataaagcaaagttattattgaaatatatttctttttattttacattggtaagattataatagtaaaaataacagcatttcatgaaataaatatttgtctaaagaataataataataattattactatgatGAAACAGTAAAGTTTTAATACAGGGTAATCTTCTGTAGGATTTGCAGAAATTAGCAAATCAGAAGTTTGATGAGCGTACAAAAAGTGATTGCAGTTAATGATCAAATCACAAAAAAGCTATTTAAACAAAAGTGTGCATATTGCCAGTAATTATACTGATCTGTTTCCTTTTAACCCCGTTCTTGAAGACAACAATGAAAACGTAACACACAGTAGGTATAATAGTAAGAGAGGCTCATGAAAATCCCATGTAAAAAACTGTACACTgattcattttataaatctaaGTGGGGGCTGCTCAGGTCGTGCTAcgtatatctttatttaaagatcAATTCCAAACTGAAAAAAAGATATTCTCAggattaagaataaaaattattatgtaagtGCAATTATGTACAGCAATATTATTTGAATCTCACCTGCGATGCATTTTCTATCATGCATTTGTAGGCTTTCAAAGCCCGTTCACAACCCTTTTCACCGTCATCAACTGGTTCAGAGTTAacttaaagagaaaaaaaataacaacattgaAATGGTGAATGAATCAccattaaagtaagtgatatttaaattgcttaaattaaaagcgaaaaatTAGAGTCTTTCTGAAAGTGAGACTGAAGTTTTtaaggctatcaccacttccgcTTTGCAAATATTAcctttagtaatttatttacctGCTGAACATGAATGGAGATAATCGTGAATAATGTTCAATTCTTCTTTATCGTTGAATATTTTTGCAGCGAGTTCAAGGGCCGTTTCTTTTTGAAGCATACCAGCATCATCTAGctaaattaattaacatatatatatatataactaaattggtttataatagtgataaaataGTGCCAATTCTATTGTACGTCAATCTCTAAGTAAATTGATTAATCTAAAAATGTACTATTCCATTCGATGAAAATAAACCACTAAAAACCAACAATTCAGTTTACTTTATTTCAGTTTACAACAGAATTTGCACCTTcgaactaataattttaaatccacAATAACTTATCCATAAGGGATTAtagatatctaaataatattgaGATGCTGGTAAAAATGTGCAGGAAAGCTATAAGTATATTTGATTTATACTTACAACTCCTACTTTCTTCATGATACACGCTAAAAAGCAAGGCGCATTCTCTCCGGAGGgaagttttttttctcttagaTCGCTTATATCACTTTCGGAAATTTCATATTCTTCCATACATTCCATACCCAGTTCTTCAAAATGTTTATGAATCTTTGCCCTTTGTTCGGGAGTCATTGCCTGAAAGTTTTTAGAATTACGATGTCAATTAGTTAGGTACTTGTTATCTTAATGCAGTTACATATTTCAACAAGCAAAATCGTTATTAGATTGCAATAAAGGATTTCCGTATTTGACAATACTTACGAATGCTTCGAAtaacattaaattcaaaaagaaTGCACCAGCCAAAATTATGAAACGCGACATTTTGAAATACACCAAACGAGCTCCTCAATTCCACAATTTCTGTTAATTTTGATCGAGCTGCGAATTTATATAGAGGACAAACTACTACTAATTCGAGTAATAACATACTAAGCAAGATTGTCATGCAATTTAATAAGTACATACAATTGAATTTTGGTAACTAATGAGAATGAAATGACAAGCAACTTTATTAACACTTGAAATCCTAACCATCTAGTaactaaatattttgtaataatattaaatccacTTAAATTGtcactaaatatattattaattagattaatatttatttattaatttaaaaagagaaaaaaatagttGTGTCCGGTGCCATTACAgccataatttacttaataattaactaaaatttGCACACGTTTTTACTATCTTTTTCGCAAAGACTCAATTTTGTCCAATTATTGTGCGAAATACGAGTATGACAAAAAAGttatgttactttttaattaaatttttttgtttttctttaatcaGCTGCACATGTGGCAAGAGTCATTCTCTTCTCCCAAGACATGAAATATCCTGGATCAAATGTAGTTTAAGTAAAAATAGTTCTTTTGATCGAATAACattgatttgaatttgaaatatatcTTTAACCACCCAGGTTTTCGTTATTTCTAACTTAACAATAGTGTTTGAAATGAAAGCAGTTACCAAATTTCTATTTATACGCAACACTAAATTAGGGAAATAATTTAACACTTTGCTAAACTGTTGATGACGCAAACATTGCAACAGAGGAGTTATACCTTCTATTATTTAGTTATACCTTCTTTTATAGCATTTATTGCTGCACAAATAAGGGTCAATCTTCTATGATATCACATTGTAAATTGTTTCTATTGTACTTCTACAAATTGGAGCATGTGTGATCACAGCTAttagtttgtatatataaatgattattgCAGTCTATTTACACATTTTCACTTTAAGTAACGTTCAAAAGGTGTTGTACAAAATGtttagcaaaaaaatattgttatattactTCGTCATTTTAAAGCTTGTATACGTGAGTACCTGTATATACATGGCAATGTAtctaatgcaaataaataggatataattttataagtggTCAAAATCAAAACTTTCGTTATTAGCCGACATTTCATTTCGTATTGCAGTGACTCGCTTTGGTCTAGGAAAAAGCCCACAATAAATGgatattcctttttttattaccatctcaTCGTTTCGCTTAACGTAATGTTagcaacctagttagagcaataatttatatcCAAGCACTCGGATCGTTGTAATAATTGTTTATGGGCATTTTaactaaatacttttaaaacaataaatgaaaatgataaatattataggcaGCAAACTCTGATGATTTGATGGAAGAATTCGTGCGGATGCTCATGGATTGTACCAAAGAGTACCCCATGACCGGAGATGACATAGAGCAATTAAAAAATCGGCAACTACCGGATAATGAGAATATGAGATGCCTTTTCGCTTGCGCCTACAAATCATCGGGAATGGTAAGTAGATTGATGATAGCTCGAAAGTGAAAGTCAAtgccaaaaatatctttattcaagtagactaTAGATggcgtacgcatcaaaagtgccatctttacCCTAGACCAAAATAGGTCTGATTGTGAGGTGAGATGATtgtgataaccatattcgtaaacttaaaattaaagctacgggGATGCCAAACGAgccctaagaagaagcctacaacaaacttagccgggttaaaTTAGACATTAGCTTTTCTTTCTAAGAAAGTTAAACCCTGGCTTTTTTAGTTAACACTGAGCTTGTTTTCACTTGTCTTCTAATGTAAACCATCTGTTCATTTCTTTGTTCAAAAAAACaagtgcgataaaataaataaaaacaaataaaataaaaagtgactATTACTTACTcgtattacaattttatttagatgCCCCCTAATAACTTACATTCAAACTGTAATAAGAACGCGCAAAAGTCTGGAAATATTCTGGAAATACCTCTACCACCGGTCTTCAAAGAACAATGGTGAACTCCCATACATCAAATGATtaaaatatgctacgacaatatacGCATCGCCAGTTTCGCCACCTAGCCGCAATGTaagcgtgttatgggtacttagttgactgattaataattttaattcttataaaatacagataaacacccacagacactgaaacacattcatgctcctcacaaaaacatttccaagatgtgggaatcgagcccacgaccttggactcagggtcactgcccacggCGCCAAACGGCCTTTGAGAGATTAGACAAAAAACACCAGATATACTCCAGTTTTTGAGAAAGTTTATTGGCACATAAAAATCATACCTACTATAACCCTAAGTGAAGCATTCgaactttttataataaaaacgagCCACTGTGGGTGGGGGATATTATGTAGATACTAATAGCGAAAGAAATTTTATATAAGCAGCTTATCCTCGTCCAACACGCGGACGAAGACGGGAGAAACCGCTAGTGGTAACAATAAAATTGCACACAAATAGCAGCACCTACTAATATTCTATTTCTCATTGATATATCTGATGGTACCTCGGCTAGGTCAATGTAAATAGCTGCAATTACACGGTCCGACTGTAAACACAAGGACATTTGATTGTCAATTTTATACATTGTCCGGAAATGGCTTTTGGGTTCCTCTATGgttttataaattctttttaACATACTTAAGTCCTCGTACGcttatcctatcctatcctactaatattataaatgcgtaagtttgtatggatggacgTCTCATAAACAAATCACATGCACACTTCTCAGGATAGCGCAAATTGAACTGAACTTCGTTCTAGAATGCACCGTGGCTGAGTGTCTGTGTGTGCGTTGTGGCGCCCGCCATTCTTCACGTGTTTTGTTTATGGAGGTATTCCATTTTACCCACTACTTCCAGCTTGTCCTCCCTTCccctaaattaaaaacgcacataactccgaaaagccaTTGGTGCGTGCCGAAGCTCGAACTCGTTCTCCACGTAAGTAAAGCCGATGCctaacccactaggctatcaccaatACCTGTTTATTGTGTGAACTTCTTTATTGATATAAGGATTTACTTTGTAGATGGATGATCAAGGGATGCTCTCAGTCGAAGGGGCCAATAATCGTGCCGAGGAATATTTGGCTGATGACCCTGAAAAGTTGGCTAAGGCCAGAGATTTTACTGATGCATGCAAGAGTGGTATGTTATTAGGAGGAATACCATTTCATGAAACTGCGATGATAAACAGCAACCGACGCTTATTCCAATGCTTATGGTTTGGCATTCTTTTTGAGGGAAATTTACCGACATAAGGAGCAATGAGTTactttgaaatatacttttccTTTGATAATCatgatcgtcatcatcatttgtAGTCTATTAATTTCTTGTTACTGGTCGTaggtgttttcttttattccgtGTGAGGCTCCCCTGTCCTGACAGGGATTTAGAGCTTGGAAACTCCATGATACTAAAAGGTAGGTTGGCGGAATAATGGCTGATGACGGATTAATGGCCTAGTTTTCAACAGCATTAATTTTCAACATTTGCCTGTACAGGGAATTTCTTCACCCAAAAATTTTTAGGCTCggtccgggaatcgaactctggTTCTGCAGCATGTTTAGGTATTGAACGTTCCTGTCTACTCGACCAATGAGGAGACATTTAAGTGTGAGATTTGCGCCCCGTTCTTGCTACTTCAGCTTAGCAACTAATAATTATTGAGCTAAAAGTAGGTCATTCGATGTTTTCATCACGTCGAGATGCTCCGAGCATAGCCCTCTCAATCGTCCACTTCTTCATAGAAGTCGTTTTAGCAGGATACCGACTGTGtgctacaatattttattttgtttcagttaATGACGTAGAAGTTTCGGATGGTGAAAAAGGTTGCGAAAGAGCTGCTCTTATCTTCAAATGCAGTGTCGACAAAGCTTCAgaggtttattttcttttccttctatttctttcttttatccATACCTATTTGCATAAGCAGCAGAGAGAGGATTTTTCTGGGATATTATttctatagttataattgatggaccaagcaaatggtagtaagtgggaaaccatggcctataaaaagggcaacacttcgaagggcatgaaagaaacacgtcctataaATTACCACTCCGTATCCtcaacctgagccgtaggttttaagcctaaAGTGCTTGTAACTaaatcggcaaccacgcccttcagaccggaacatagcaatgctgcttggcattATGACATAATCATGGCGACAGTATTTCCCAGGACGAGATTCGTGATAAAAAGATAAGGAGTTtccaagttcgattcccagcatttgagaattgataatttctgatttttctctggtcatGTCTGGTGGGGGGCTCCGGCCATAgatagttaccatcctaccgacgtgccactagcgttccggtacgatatcgcgtagaaaccgattaggagtatggtttaaatataactggcatactctctaacaggtccCTTACAATTTACCGGTGAGACTACAGTCAAGagtacttgtagtggaataaaaaaaacaaaacgtcgAAATTATCGATCACCTGATCcccaaaataagtatataaacaatttatatacataaccAAAATTAGGTCCATCACAATGTCGTCAGACATTGTGATGGACCTAATTCATAAGAAATAAAttctaacaataaaaatttgattGACAACCTTCT from Pararge aegeria chromosome 18, ilParAegt1.1, whole genome shotgun sequence carries:
- the LOC120631389 gene encoding uncharacterized protein LOC120631389; amino-acid sequence: MTSSVNFVLVVFGLVAVSLRSAHGTLSDEERTKIHAALIPFVAECSKEYGVSEENIKEAKESGQLGKIDPCLMACVFQKIKLIDEKGLFDSNAAVELVQKYISSEDDQSKLVEIIEKCKSVNDEEVSDGEKGCERARLLFECSIPFKDAAANSDDLMEEFVRMLMDCTKEYPMTGDDIEQLKNRQLPDNENMRCLFACAYKSSGMMDDQGMLSVEGANNRAEEYLADDPEKLAKARDFTDACKSVNDVEVSDGEKGCERAALIFKCSVDKASEFGFEV
- the LOC120631387 gene encoding general odorant-binding protein 19d-like, with product MTPEQRAKIHKHFEELGMECMEEYEISESDISDLREKKLPSGENAPCFLACIMKKVGVLDDAGMLQKETALELAAKIFNDKEELNIIHDYLHSCSAVNSEPVDDGEKGCERALKAYKCMIENASQFGIDL